In a genomic window of [Empedobacter] haloabium:
- a CDS encoding peptidylprolyl isomerase, with product MSGALAVLLSGPLLAADPQVSLKTTAGEIVLELNQEKAPKTVANFLAYVKSGFYKDTIFHRVIDGFMIQGGGYTKDLKSKPTRPPIPSESKNGLRNEPYSVAMARMDNPNSATSQFFINVANNEGLDYPNFDGVGYTVFGKVVKGQEVVDKIRGVLVDDKSPIFQNVPVTPIVVKSATILKTPVQPAAPKKEAPAPEAPVEPAQPAIAQ from the coding sequence ATGAGCGGCGCCCTTGCCGTGCTGCTGTCGGGCCCGCTCCTGGCCGCCGACCCGCAGGTCTCGCTGAAGACGACGGCCGGCGAAATCGTGTTGGAACTGAACCAGGAAAAGGCGCCGAAGACGGTCGCCAATTTCCTGGCCTACGTGAAGAGCGGCTTCTACAAGGACACCATCTTCCACCGCGTGATCGACGGCTTCATGATCCAGGGCGGCGGCTATACCAAGGATCTGAAATCGAAGCCGACCCGCCCGCCCATTCCCAGCGAATCGAAGAACGGCCTCAGGAACGAGCCGTATTCGGTGGCGATGGCACGCATGGACAACCCGAACTCGGCCACGTCGCAGTTCTTCATCAACGTGGCCAATAACGAAGGGCTGGACTACCCGAACTTCGACGGTGTCGGCTACACGGTGTTCGGCAAGGTGGTGAAAGGCCAGGAGGTGGTCGACAAGATCCGTGGCGTGCTGGTGGACGACAAATCGCCGATCTTCCAGAACGTGCCGGTGACGCCGATCGTCGTCAAGTCGGCCACGATCCTGAAGACGCCGGTCCAGCCGGCGGCGCCGAAAAAGGAAGCGCCGGCGCCGGAAGCACCGGTGGAACCGGCGCAGCCGGCCATCGCGCAGTAA
- a CDS encoding UDP-2,3-diacylglucosamine diphosphatase → MKLFISDLHLQEDRPALTAAFLRFVDERAVHARQLYLLGDLFEYWAGDDDLDTPFHRQIVAALRGLAGRGVELFWIAGNRDFLVGEAFAHAAGLTLLPETWVIEDHGRRIVLVHGDAQCTDDVNYMAFRAQVRQPAWQQQFLAMPLAQRKQIIAGLRDNSRKDQAGKSYDIMDVTPQAIAAVFEQTGSTVMIHGHTHRPALHAMDGKLRYVLPDWEPERTPPRGGWIAIGDDGAITRHALDGALLA, encoded by the coding sequence TTGAAACTGTTCATCTCCGACCTGCACCTGCAGGAAGACCGGCCCGCCCTGACGGCAGCGTTCCTGCGCTTCGTCGACGAGCGGGCCGTGCACGCCCGGCAGCTGTACCTGCTGGGCGACCTGTTCGAATACTGGGCGGGTGACGACGACCTCGACACCCCCTTCCACCGCCAGATCGTGGCCGCCCTGCGCGGCCTGGCCGGGCGTGGCGTCGAACTGTTCTGGATCGCCGGCAACCGCGACTTCCTCGTCGGGGAAGCGTTCGCCCACGCCGCCGGCCTGACCCTGCTGCCCGAGACCTGGGTCATCGAGGACCACGGCCGCCGCATCGTGCTGGTGCACGGCGACGCCCAGTGCACCGACGACGTCAATTACATGGCCTTCCGCGCCCAGGTGCGGCAACCGGCCTGGCAACAGCAGTTCCTGGCCATGCCGCTGGCCCAGCGCAAGCAGATCATCGCCGGCCTGCGCGACAACAGCCGCAAGGACCAGGCGGGCAAGAGCTACGACATCATGGACGTGACGCCGCAGGCGATTGCCGCCGTGTTCGAGCAGACCGGCAGCACCGTCATGATCCACGGCCACACGCACCGCCCTGCCCTGCACGCCATGGACGGCAAGTTGCGCTACGTGCTGCCGGACTGGGAACCCGAACGCACGCCGCCGCGCGGCGGCTGGATCGCCATCGGCGACGACGGCGCCATCACGCGCCACGCGCTGGACGGCGCGCTGCTCGCCTGA
- a CDS encoding peptidylprolyl isomerase, with protein MTTITITTNKGKIVAELDAEKAPKTVENFLNYVKAGHYDNTIFHRVIDGFMIQGGGFEPGMKQKPAEQTVENEAKNGLKNEPYTLAMARTSAPHSASAQFFINVKNNSFLDYPGQDGWGYAVFGKVTEGTEVVDEIRKVKTTRSGMFADVPVEDVIIEKIEAA; from the coding sequence ATGACCACCATTACCATCACCACCAACAAGGGCAAGATCGTTGCCGAGCTGGACGCGGAAAAAGCGCCGAAGACCGTCGAGAACTTCCTGAACTACGTCAAAGCCGGCCACTACGACAACACCATCTTCCACCGCGTCATCGACGGCTTCATGATCCAGGGCGGCGGTTTCGAGCCGGGCATGAAGCAGAAGCCCGCCGAGCAGACCGTGGAAAACGAAGCCAAGAACGGCCTGAAGAACGAACCGTACACGCTGGCCATGGCCCGCACGTCGGCGCCGCACTCGGCCTCGGCCCAGTTCTTCATCAACGTCAAGAACAACAGCTTCCTCGACTACCCGGGCCAGGACGGCTGGGGCTACGCCGTGTTCGGCAAGGTCACCGAAGGCACGGAAGTCGTCGACGAGATCCGCAAGGTCAAGACCACGCGCAGCGGCATGTTCGCCGACGTGCCGGTGGAAGACGTGATCATCGAGAAGATCGAAGCCGCGTAA
- a CDS encoding tetratricopeptide repeat protein yields MPIFGIGLHVLVALFFAVHAVRSRQQMYWLMILFAFPLLGSVVYFFGVYLPDSRLQHGARKAVAGAARMLDPTRELRAAQAAFDFTPTAQNRMRLAAAQLEAGDATAAAQTFEACLEGPFAGDLEIRLGAARASLACGRHAAALAHLEAIRRADPQFRAEQVGLLLAQALAGSGQADAARSVFEEVVKRHGSFEAKAEFAIWAAGAREYQLAHRLQNELQSTMDHWNRHTHTMNLPLVRRLETAFAAVPKH; encoded by the coding sequence ATGCCCATCTTCGGTATCGGCCTGCACGTGCTGGTCGCCCTGTTCTTCGCCGTGCACGCGGTGCGCAGCCGCCAGCAGATGTATTGGCTGATGATCCTGTTCGCCTTCCCGCTGCTGGGCAGCGTGGTCTATTTCTTCGGCGTCTACCTGCCTGATTCGCGCCTGCAGCACGGCGCCCGCAAGGCCGTCGCAGGCGCCGCGCGCATGCTCGACCCGACCCGTGAGCTGCGCGCCGCCCAGGCCGCGTTCGACTTTACGCCGACGGCGCAGAACCGCATGCGCCTGGCTGCCGCCCAGCTGGAGGCGGGCGACGCCACGGCCGCGGCGCAGACCTTCGAAGCCTGCCTGGAAGGGCCATTCGCGGGCGACCTGGAGATCCGCCTGGGCGCCGCGCGCGCCAGCCTGGCGTGCGGCCGGCATGCCGCCGCCTTGGCGCACCTGGAGGCGATCCGCCGTGCCGACCCGCAGTTCCGTGCCGAACAGGTCGGCCTGCTGCTGGCGCAGGCGCTGGCCGGCAGCGGGCAGGCCGACGCCGCCCGCAGCGTCTTCGAGGAGGTCGTCAAGCGCCATGGCAGCTTCGAAGCCAAGGCCGAATTCGCGATCTGGGCCGCCGGCGCGCGCGAATACCAGCTGGCGCACCGGCTGCAGAACGAGCTGCAATCGACGATGGACCACTGGAACCGCCATACCCACACGATGAACCTGCCGCTGGTGCGCCGGCTGGAAACGGCGTTCGCGGCGGTGCCGAAGCACTGA
- the cysS gene encoding cysteine--tRNA ligase, giving the protein MSNLKIYNTLAREKQAFVPIEPGKVRMYVCGMTVYDYCHVGHGRMMMAFDVIYRWLKASGYDVRYVRNVTDIDDKIIRRAVENNESIHSLTSRFERYMDEDTQALGILPPTDVPHATDYVPQMLSIIEQLEAKGLAYQGEDGDVNYAVRGFEGYGKLSGKSLDDLRAGERVDVNTGKRDPLDFVLWKASKESEPAEVKWDSKWGKGRPGWHIECSAMSCATLGEHFDIHGGGADLQFPHHENEIAQSEGAFGHPMANYWLHNGFIRVDNEKMSKSLGNFFTIRDVLQKFDAEVVRFFILRAHYRSPLNYSDAHLEDARGALTRLYTALDGVEGDGQPLDWNEENAKKFAEAMDDDFNTPIAVSVLFDLASEVNKSKSPVAVRQLKGLAGVIGLLERSPQAFLQAGATDAIGEAIILEAIAARAAAKKARDFAQSDKIRADLLAQGIVLEDKPDGTTNWRRA; this is encoded by the coding sequence ATGAGCAATTTGAAGATCTACAACACGCTGGCACGCGAGAAGCAGGCATTCGTACCGATCGAACCGGGCAAGGTCCGCATGTATGTCTGCGGCATGACGGTGTACGACTACTGCCACGTGGGCCATGGCCGCATGATGATGGCGTTCGACGTCATCTACCGCTGGCTGAAGGCATCGGGCTACGACGTGCGCTACGTGCGCAACGTGACGGACATCGACGACAAGATCATCCGCCGCGCCGTCGAGAACAACGAATCGATCCACTCGCTGACCTCGCGCTTCGAGCGCTACATGGACGAGGACACCCAGGCGCTGGGCATCCTGCCGCCGACGGACGTGCCGCACGCGACCGACTACGTGCCGCAGATGCTGTCGATTATCGAGCAGCTGGAGGCGAAGGGCCTGGCGTACCAGGGCGAGGACGGCGACGTCAACTACGCGGTGCGCGGCTTCGAGGGCTACGGCAAGCTGTCCGGCAAGTCGCTGGACGACCTGCGTGCCGGCGAGCGCGTGGACGTCAACACGGGCAAGCGCGACCCGCTCGACTTCGTGCTGTGGAAGGCTTCCAAGGAATCCGAGCCGGCCGAAGTGAAATGGGATTCGAAGTGGGGCAAGGGCCGCCCCGGCTGGCATATCGAGTGCTCCGCGATGTCCTGCGCCACGCTGGGCGAGCACTTCGACATCCATGGCGGCGGCGCCGACCTGCAGTTCCCGCACCACGAGAACGAGATCGCCCAGTCCGAGGGCGCGTTCGGCCATCCGATGGCCAACTACTGGCTGCACAACGGCTTCATCCGCGTCGACAACGAGAAGATGTCCAAGTCCCTGGGCAATTTCTTCACGATCCGCGACGTGCTGCAGAAGTTCGATGCCGAAGTGGTGCGCTTCTTCATCCTGCGCGCCCACTACCGCAGCCCGCTGAACTACTCGGACGCGCACCTGGAAGACGCGCGCGGCGCGCTGACCCGCCTGTACACGGCGCTGGACGGCGTGGAAGGCGATGGCCAGCCGCTGGACTGGAACGAGGAGAATGCGAAGAAGTTCGCCGAGGCGATGGACGACGATTTCAACACGCCGATCGCCGTCTCCGTGCTGTTCGACCTGGCTTCCGAAGTGAACAAGTCGAAGTCGCCCGTGGCCGTGCGCCAGCTGAAGGGGCTGGCCGGCGTCATCGGCTTGTTGGAGCGCAGCCCGCAGGCATTCCTGCAGGCCGGCGCCACGGACGCGATCGGCGAGGCGATCATCCTGGAAGCCATCGCCGCGCGCGCCGCGGCCAAGAAGGCGCGCGACTTCGCCCAGTCCGACAAGATCCGCGCCGACCTGCTGGCGCAAGGCATCGTCCTCGAGGACAAGCCGGACGGCACGACGAACTGGCGCCGCGCATAA
- a CDS encoding class I SAM-dependent methyltransferase, with protein sequence MQDDAAMPLTERQRNEVEYHRQHAREHEDMVQKPFSFDVLDRPERRWWNAYWQMYAYLTRIDLAGKQVLVVGCGFGEDALRIARLGARVHAFDLSPDSLAIARRLAAREGLDIDFAEMPAERLAYADDSFDCVVARDILHHVDIPAAMREIRRVAKPGALFVVNEIYSHSVTDVIRRSRLVEGFLYPRMQRLIYGPGKPYITADERKMSERDIALVRAILPTLELSRHFNFLVTRVLPESKPLVMADRVLLAMLKPLANLIAGRRLFAGQIVK encoded by the coding sequence ATGCAGGACGATGCCGCAATGCCGTTGACCGAGCGCCAGCGCAACGAGGTGGAATACCACCGCCAGCACGCCCGCGAGCATGAGGACATGGTGCAAAAGCCCTTCTCGTTCGACGTGCTGGACCGCCCGGAACGGCGCTGGTGGAACGCCTACTGGCAGATGTACGCCTACCTGACCCGCATCGACCTCGCCGGCAAGCAGGTGCTGGTGGTCGGCTGCGGTTTCGGCGAGGACGCGCTGCGCATCGCCCGGCTGGGCGCTCGCGTGCACGCGTTCGACCTGTCGCCCGATTCGCTGGCGATCGCGCGCCGGCTGGCCGCGCGCGAGGGCCTGGACATCGACTTCGCCGAGATGCCGGCGGAGCGGCTGGCATATGCGGACGACTCGTTCGACTGCGTCGTCGCGCGCGACATCCTGCACCACGTCGACATTCCCGCCGCGATGCGCGAGATTCGCCGCGTGGCGAAACCGGGCGCCCTGTTCGTCGTCAACGAGATCTACTCCCATTCGGTCACCGACGTGATCCGCCGCTCGCGCCTGGTCGAGGGTTTTCTTTATCCGCGCATGCAGCGCCTGATCTACGGTCCCGGCAAGCCCTACATCACGGCGGACGAGCGCAAGATGTCGGAACGCGACATCGCGCTGGTGCGGGCGATCCTGCCGACGCTCGAGCTGTCGCGCCACTTCAACTTCCTCGTCACGCGCGTGTTGCCGGAGTCGAAGCCGCTGGTGATGGCCGACCGGGTGCTGCTGGCCATGCTCAAGCCGCTGGCCAACCTGATCGCCGGACGCCGGCTGTTCGCGGGCCAGATCGTGAAGTAA
- a CDS encoding DinB family protein has translation MTTDRLARHLRAGAYNNAWANHRLLRACSELDQEAFAATDRTNFFPGIGLTLNHLVTVQQFYVDALWRQARGQPSHPDYRAEFFAVEVPYVTCAAVWQAQKDSDAALIAYCDTLTDAVLDEEVTILRVDHVQRDTRERLLAHLLQHQVHHRGQVHAMLAGTNVAPPQLDEFYASGEAPLRARDFAELGWTERQIWG, from the coding sequence TTGACGACCGACCGCCTGGCCCGCCATTTGCGCGCGGGCGCCTACAACAATGCCTGGGCCAACCACCGGCTGCTGCGCGCCTGCAGTGAACTCGACCAGGAAGCCTTCGCCGCGACCGACCGCACCAATTTCTTCCCTGGCATCGGCCTGACCCTGAACCACCTCGTCACGGTCCAGCAGTTCTACGTGGACGCGCTGTGGCGCCAGGCGCGCGGCCAGCCGTCGCATCCGGATTACCGGGCCGAGTTCTTCGCCGTGGAGGTGCCATACGTGACCTGCGCCGCCGTGTGGCAGGCGCAGAAGGACAGCGATGCGGCGCTGATCGCGTATTGCGACACGCTGACGGACGCAGTGCTGGACGAGGAGGTGACGATCCTGCGCGTCGATCACGTCCAGCGCGACACGCGCGAGCGCCTGCTGGCGCACCTGTTGCAGCACCAGGTGCATCATCGTGGCCAGGTGCATGCGATGCTGGCCGGGACCAATGTGGCGCCGCCGCAGCTGGACGAGTTCTACGCCAGCGGCGAGGCGCCGCTGCGCGCGCGGGATTTCGCCGAACTCGGTTGGACCGAGCGGCAAATTTGGGGATAG